From the genome of Rhododendron vialii isolate Sample 1 chromosome 10a, ASM3025357v1:
ACATCACCCAATCGTATTGAATAAGAAGCTGCCCAATTCTGTCAACTTGAAGATTTCTCATGTCCCTGAAGAATCAGTGGTTTTGCATGCCCAATATCTGGTTTTGGAATACCACTAACAGAGTATTGTTAGTTTAGTTCGTTATAATCGCGATTGTTATATGATGCTTTTCATAGGTTTAGTTCCAGAAAACCCCATGTGTAATTCCTATGACAATTTCGCTTTACCACCACATCCTGCAATAATTCACAGGTTTAGAGAATTGTTTGATTAGCAAATTTTAAGTTGTATCCTCAAGGCTCCTCATATTTTTTACTTGTATAATGTGGAACAGAACTTTAGAACTCTTTGTGCATCATAGAATCTCTTAGACGATAATGAATCTTTGCGCTTTACTTCTTATAGCCTATGTAACTGGGCTGCCTCCTTTAGTTGTCCGCAAACTGCCACTTTTAAGTGAGTTTGTGAAGAAAATGTGTCGCAATTTACTTTGGAACTGGCAGAATCCTGCTATCCTCCACGGCAATACCTTTTCTGTTTGGTtctcctttttaatttttagcaaATCCAATCGTCCATTTCATGTTACAGTTGCCATtatcaacttgaatttttcaTATGTATATCTATGCACGTGTGTATTGTATCATGGCACTTTTCCCCAAGTATGTGCTTCCAAAATAATCTTGTTGGCTTGTTTGCAGTGCTTTGGTTTATTTCGTCACTGATATGAACAGTAATGGTGCATTTACGATGTAGGTCATATTTTGATATCCATCTGAGAGTTCAATAGCTTCTAAAATGAAACCAAGAACCAATGGGGTGCCTAGAGCCCAGAGTTCCAAAGGTTTCCAGGGGGAGGGGCCAAATTGGATGCTTATAGCTGGTGGTGCCCTGTTAAGTACGTTGTCAATGCGATTGGGTTACAAGCTGAAACAGGTGCTTGATGCAAAGCAACCAGAGAATACTTGCGGTGGTTCGAAAGGTTTCAAAGAGTTGAATATTATCTGGTTGTTTTCTTTACATTGTACCTCCTCTTAACTTTCACGGTTGGTGAAAATGCAGGGAATGGGAGATTTACAGAGAGAAAGAAGTCAGGGGATTGCCACTCGCATTCAAATACATATTGCTATACCCAAGATGAGAGTGGCTGCTTCAATTACATTTCAGGTGGGAAACTTCTTAGGTcctttcttcaaatttttggaGAGAGCTTAGTTGGGTTCTGGATTCAACTTGTCCTTGCTTTTTTTGGCTGCCCCACTCACTTCTTGCTGACTATTATACTGAACGTGACATACCTGTTGCTGGATTCTTTTTAAGTAAAAATGAAGTGAAGAAGTGCAAAAGGATGGCAGATTAAAATACTTGCCTGCACAGGAAATAGTGGAAAAAGAAAGTACCCGCGTCGCAAACTGTCAAGTTATAAACCTCTTACGGTCTTGAGACTTTGTATGAGAAGTGGAatatatctctctcttcctttggAGCGTGCACACACACTTGTGTGCATCAGTGTGCTGTACTGGATTGTGATATTTTGCATGACGTGGTATTTTCTTGATTGATGAGTTTAGTTTCCAGTCTTTGATCCCATGATTCTTAAGTGAGTCATGCATTTGAAGCCAACATGCTCAAATTGCTTTAATTGTCATGTATGCCATCCTTTTGGGGTTATCACAGTCATGGAATGATTCTTTGATGTAATACTTGGCTCTATCTATTTATGTTGTGTCCGTTACATAAAGAGgaacatattttttgtgaaGGATAAGTTACTAGGCTTTGCAAACAGGAACTCAAGGTGTGGAGATTAAGCAGCACCCCAATGAGAATTTGTCGACCGAACCTGACATGGCACTTCCTCTGGTGACAGTTCCCCCAAGGGAATTCAACAAAGAAAACGGCGTAATCTGGGCATCTTCTCCCGATCGTCTTGAGATGCCCCAGAAGCCATTTCACCATTCAAACAGCTCAGGCTCCCCATGTGTCTCAGAATCTGGTTCTGACATCTTCAGCAAGAGAGAAGTCATACAGAAACTGAGGCAACAACTCAAGAGAAGGGATGATATGATACTGGAAATGCAGGACCAGATTGTAGAACTGCAGAATTCAATCAACACTCAGTTTTCTCATTCGTCCCATTTGCAATCACTTTTAGATGCTGcaaatagggatttgctcgattCTGAGAGAGAAATCCAGAGGTTGAGGAAAGCAATTGCCGATCATTGTGTGGGACAAGTGAGTTCTAATGACAATCACTCAACTGTCCCCACGTGGCCAACTGAAGGAAGAAACGGCCATGCGAATGGGTATCTTGACGGTGAGAGCAATTTTGAATATtcagagaaagggagaggagaTGGGGAGAGGATTGAGATGCTGAGGAGGGAAGTAGGTGAGTTGAAGGAGGTGATAGAAGGAAAGGAATACCTGCTGCAGAGTTACAAGGAGCAGAAGACAGAGCTATCGGTGAAGGTCAAGGAGTTGCAGCAGAGATTGGATAGTCAGCTTCCAAATATCTTGTAGGCAGGGGTCATCATTCTTGTGcattcttctcttttcttgttttccctTTAACTTCTTGATTTGTGGTTCTAAATTTTGGAAAAGCTTCTTTTTCGCTTCAGTGCTGTCGTTACACTACTCAGTGTTGTTTCTGGCCACTAATGGGGAGAGAGATCAGGCTTGGATGGTTATCTGATAAGTAGGCTAGGACAGGTTTTTTCCCCCCTCCTTTCCTCAACCCTCTTGAATTGTATGCAAGCTctgatttgaaattgttttTAACCTCACACccaacaaattttcttttacagTTCCTGCTTTTAGGATCTTTATGTTGCATGTTGGTGCTAGTTTTCAAGTTCCAATGATCATGGTTTCCAAATGAAGCTATTTACTAGGATactttttaagcttttggctAAGATTTGAGCTGGCTGCTAAGATTTGTGCTTTCAGTTTGTCGGATGATGTTGTATTCATGTTTGCATTGGCAATATCATTGTATCTTTTGTAGTGTTAATATGATGCTCTTTTTATTCCAAGAAATAACGGGAATTTTTATTTAAGAAAACACTGGAGGGAAAATCAGGGCGGCGGTGTTAATATGATGCTCTTTTTATTCCAAGAAATAacgagaatttttatttaagaAAACACTGGAGGGAAAATCAGGGCACGCCGCGATAAAAGTTGCCAAAGTTCTATAGATGTTTGAAATTACAAAGTACAGTTCACTGAGATATACAGGGTAAAAGGTTGATGATGATTTTCAATCGATAGCCATTGGAGTAATGCGCCGCTTAGCAGGCTTATTTTGCAAGGGAGTAACTACCGGAGGTGCTGATGGTTGCTTTCCTtcatctttttcaatttctgtttttccacTGTCAGAACTGAGAATGCCTTTGTTCTGAGATCCTTCCATCCCATTATCGTCTGGTTTCTGAACAGCGCCCTTGCTCTCATCACCCACTAATTTCTTTCCTTCTGAGCAGACTAGGAGCATAAAATTTTCAAGAACTtggtcaaaagaaaaaagaagataggTAAACAAACTAAGAAGTCATCAAAATGGATTGGTATAGTCTGGTTTTCTTCTAATTTTCTGAAAGTGCAGAAAATAGGTCTGATCTG
Proteins encoded in this window:
- the LOC131303788 gene encoding uncharacterized protein LOC131303788 isoform X1, with product MKPRTNGVPRAQSSKGFQGEGPNWMLIAGGALLSTLSMRLGYKLKQVLDAKQPENTCGGSKGNGRFTERKKSGDCHSHSNTYCYTQDESGCFNYISGTQGVEIKQHPNENLSTEPDMALPLVTVPPREFNKENGVIWASSPDRLEMPQKPFHHSNSSGSPCVSESGSDIFSKREVIQKLRQQLKRRDDMILEMQDQIVELQNSINTQFSHSSHLQSLLDAANRDLLDSEREIQRLRKAIADHCVGQVSSNDNHSTVPTWPTEGRNGHANGYLDGESNFEYSEKGRGDGERIEMLRREVGELKEVIEGKEYLLQSYKEQKTELSVKVKELQQRLDSQLPNIL
- the LOC131303788 gene encoding uncharacterized protein LOC131303788 isoform X2 translates to MKPRTNGVPRAQSSKGFQGEGPNWMLIAGGALLSTLSMRLGYKLKQVLDAKQPENTCGNGRFTERKKSGDCHSHSNTYCYTQDESGCFNYISGTQGVEIKQHPNENLSTEPDMALPLVTVPPREFNKENGVIWASSPDRLEMPQKPFHHSNSSGSPCVSESGSDIFSKREVIQKLRQQLKRRDDMILEMQDQIVELQNSINTQFSHSSHLQSLLDAANRDLLDSEREIQRLRKAIADHCVGQVSSNDNHSTVPTWPTEGRNGHANGYLDGESNFEYSEKGRGDGERIEMLRREVGELKEVIEGKEYLLQSYKEQKTELSVKVKELQQRLDSQLPNIL